In one window of Paraflavitalea soli DNA:
- the ileS gene encoding isoleucine--tRNA ligase encodes MSSKYREFSHLNLPAMEQEILALWNEQQAFEKSMSVRDGAPHFVFYEGPPSANGMPGIHHVISRTLKDLVCRYKTMQGFQVKRKGGWDTHGLPIELGVEKELGITKEDIGKKITVEEYNQKCREAVLRYKDKWDDITRKMGYWVDLNDPYITFDNKYVETLWWILSTLYKKGLLYESVSIQPYSPAAGTGLSSHELNMPGTYKMVKDTSTVAMFKAVRDGKTEFLFKAVSDELRAASEQPEVFFMAWTTTPWTLPSNLGLTVGGNINYVLVKTFNPYTHLPVNVVLAKDLLGKYFKPEGETADLSAYKEGDKLLPWKILAEFKGSQIEGAQYEQLLPFEANNLESISYSTPDAKPFRVLVDSFVTTEDGTGIVHTAPDFGADDFKVGSKYGIGFFTGINEYGKREKLVLVDKQGKFVDGLGEFSNRYVKNYKDDPAYVDVNVDISVKLKKENRAFKVEKYEHTYPHCWRTDKPVLYYPLGAWFIKTTALKDKMVELNKTINWKPKSTGEGRFGNWLENMVDWNLSRSRFWGTPLPIWKTEDEQEMICIGTIAELNAAIKKANEVLGGDVNKHYLHEGILDLHKPYVDEIVLVSPSGKPMKRVPDLIDVWFDSGAMPYAQWGLDYDKVAAGDPRPFKAPFGQSYPADFIAEGVDQTRGWFYTLHAISSLLYGSVAYKTCVSNGLVLDKNGNKMSKRLGNVIDPFKTIEQFGADATRWYLITNASPWDNLKFDLEGIKEVQRKFFGTLYNTYQFFALYSNVDGFAFKEAYVPLAERPEIDRWILSSLNTMIRKVEEYMNDYEPTQAGRVMEEFVDEHLSNWYVRLCRRRFWKGEYEQDKICAYQTLYECLETLAKLMAPISPFFSDMLFRNLNAVTGRNQEQSVHHALFPKANQAAIDSSLEERMALAQDISSLVLSLRKSSKFKVRQPLQKVLIPVFNPAVKEQIGRVEDLIKSEVNVKEIQYLTEDTGFIKKKIKPNYTALGKKLGGKMKAVAAALAGFTQEDISRLEKEGSISLFIDNEPLILQVNEVEIASEDIPGWMVANKDSLTVALDVTVTPELINEGNARELVNRIQKIRKDNGYELTDRIAVQVTDNQDLKQSIAQFNTYICAEILADTLELVSELPNGTEIEVNDISLKVFVTKKA; translated from the coding sequence ATGTCATCCAAATACAGAGAATTTTCGCATTTGAATTTGCCTGCTATGGAGCAGGAAATACTGGCTTTATGGAATGAGCAGCAGGCTTTTGAAAAGAGTATGTCTGTAAGGGATGGGGCGCCCCATTTTGTGTTTTATGAAGGGCCTCCCAGCGCGAATGGGATGCCCGGCATTCACCACGTTATCAGTCGTACTTTGAAGGACTTGGTATGCAGGTATAAAACGATGCAGGGCTTCCAGGTGAAGCGGAAAGGTGGTTGGGATACGCACGGCCTGCCAATTGAACTGGGGGTGGAAAAAGAGCTGGGTATTACGAAAGAAGATATTGGCAAGAAGATAACGGTAGAAGAGTATAACCAGAAATGCCGGGAAGCGGTATTGCGCTACAAGGATAAGTGGGATGATATTACGCGCAAGATGGGGTATTGGGTAGACCTGAATGATCCGTATATCACCTTCGACAATAAATATGTTGAAACGCTGTGGTGGATACTGAGCACCCTGTATAAGAAAGGATTATTGTATGAGAGTGTGAGCATCCAGCCCTACTCTCCTGCTGCGGGTACGGGTTTAAGTTCGCATGAACTGAATATGCCGGGCACGTATAAAATGGTGAAGGATACTTCGACGGTGGCGATGTTTAAAGCGGTGCGGGATGGGAAGACGGAGTTCCTTTTTAAAGCTGTGAGCGACGAGCTGCGAGCTGCGAGCGAACAGCCGGAAGTGTTTTTCATGGCGTGGACGACGACTCCCTGGACGCTGCCTTCCAACCTGGGGCTCACGGTGGGTGGTAATATCAACTATGTGCTGGTAAAGACTTTCAACCCGTACACACATCTTCCTGTAAATGTGGTGCTGGCCAAAGACCTCCTGGGTAAATATTTTAAGCCGGAAGGAGAAACAGCGGATCTCAGTGCTTATAAGGAGGGTGATAAATTATTGCCCTGGAAAATATTAGCGGAATTCAAGGGATCGCAAATCGAAGGTGCGCAGTACGAACAATTGCTGCCTTTCGAAGCGAATAACCTGGAATCTATCAGTTATAGTACACCGGATGCTAAACCTTTCCGGGTATTGGTAGATAGTTTCGTAACCACGGAAGATGGTACGGGTATTGTGCATACGGCCCCTGATTTTGGAGCAGATGACTTTAAGGTGGGATCGAAATATGGCATTGGTTTCTTTACAGGGATCAATGAATACGGTAAAAGGGAAAAGCTGGTATTGGTAGACAAGCAAGGGAAGTTTGTGGATGGCCTGGGCGAGTTCAGCAACCGTTATGTCAAGAACTACAAAGATGATCCGGCTTATGTGGATGTGAATGTAGATATCAGTGTAAAGCTCAAGAAAGAGAACAGGGCCTTTAAAGTAGAAAAATACGAGCATACGTACCCGCATTGCTGGCGTACTGATAAACCGGTATTATATTACCCGCTGGGGGCCTGGTTTATCAAGACGACGGCGCTGAAGGACAAGATGGTGGAGCTCAATAAAACGATCAACTGGAAGCCCAAATCAACGGGTGAAGGTCGTTTTGGCAACTGGCTAGAGAATATGGTGGACTGGAACCTGAGCCGGAGCCGCTTTTGGGGTACACCGTTGCCGATCTGGAAAACAGAGGACGAACAGGAGATGATTTGTATCGGCACAATTGCGGAGCTGAATGCAGCTATCAAGAAGGCCAACGAAGTGCTGGGTGGCGACGTAAATAAGCACTACCTGCATGAGGGTATCCTGGACCTGCACAAGCCTTATGTGGATGAGATCGTGCTGGTGAGTCCTTCGGGTAAACCGATGAAGCGGGTGCCGGACCTGATCGATGTGTGGTTTGACAGTGGGGCGATGCCCTATGCGCAGTGGGGCCTGGATTATGATAAAGTGGCGGCCGGTGATCCTCGTCCGTTCAAAGCGCCGTTTGGCCAAAGCTACCCGGCCGATTTCATTGCGGAGGGGGTAGATCAGACCCGGGGTTGGTTCTATACGCTTCATGCCATTTCGTCTTTGTTGTACGGAAGTGTAGCTTATAAGACCTGTGTATCGAACGGTCTGGTGCTGGATAAAAACGGCAATAAGATGAGCAAGCGGCTGGGCAATGTGATCGATCCGTTTAAGACGATCGAGCAGTTTGGGGCGGATGCTACGCGCTGGTACCTGATCACCAATGCTTCGCCCTGGGATAACCTGAAATTTGACCTGGAAGGGATAAAAGAGGTGCAGCGCAAGTTTTTTGGTACTTTATACAATACCTACCAGTTCTTTGCCTTGTATTCTAATGTGGATGGTTTTGCCTTCAAAGAGGCCTATGTGCCGCTGGCGGAGCGTCCGGAAATTGACCGCTGGATCCTTTCTTCGCTGAATACGATGATCCGGAAGGTAGAGGAATATATGAATGATTATGAGCCTACGCAGGCTGGCCGGGTGATGGAAGAGTTTGTGGATGAACACCTTAGCAACTGGTATGTGCGTCTTTGCCGCCGCCGGTTCTGGAAGGGGGAGTATGAGCAGGATAAGATATGTGCTTATCAAACGCTGTATGAGTGCCTGGAAACGCTGGCCAAACTGATGGCGCCTATCTCTCCATTCTTTAGCGATATGCTGTTCAGGAACCTGAATGCGGTAACGGGCCGGAACCAGGAACAATCGGTTCACCATGCATTGTTTCCAAAGGCCAACCAGGCGGCTATCGACAGCTCACTGGAGGAGCGAATGGCGCTGGCGCAGGACATTTCGTCACTTGTTTTATCGCTCCGTAAATCATCGAAGTTCAAGGTAAGGCAGCCTCTTCAGAAGGTGTTGATCCCGGTATTCAATCCGGCGGTGAAAGAGCAGATAGGGCGGGTGGAAGACCTGATCAAGAGCGAAGTAAATGTAAAAGAGATTCAGTATCTCACGGAGGATACGGGGTTCATTAAAAAGAAGATCAAGCCCAATTATACGGCGCTGGGGAAGAAGCTGGGGGGTAAAATGAAAGCTGTAGCTGCCGCTTTGGCTGGTTTTACCCAGGAAGACATCTCACGTTTAGAAAAAGAAGGGTCTATTTCATTGTTTATTGATAACGAACCCTTAATATTACAGGTTAATGAAGTGGAGATCGCCAGCGAGGACATTCCCGGCTGGATGGTCGCCAACAAAGACTCTCTGACCGTAGCACTCGACGTAACCGTAACCCCCGAGTTGATCAACGAAGGCAATGCCCGCGAATTGGTTAATCGCATACAGAAGATCCGTAAAGACAATGGCTATGAATTGACTGACAGGATAGCAGTGCAGGTAACCGATAACCAGGATCTGAAGCAGTCTATAGCCCAGTTTAATACTTATATTTGCGCCGAAATTTTGGCAGATACTTTGGAATTGGTATCTGAATTGCCCAATGGCACTGAAATTGAGGTCAACGATATTTCACTAAAAGTGTTCGTTACAAAAAAAGCCTAA
- a CDS encoding TraR/DksA family transcriptional regulator: protein MATKKKAAKPAKKTIAPKKAAPAKKPAAKPAGKVSKPAPKAAVKTAKPAPKPAKSHGGKVAPEKKPVAKVAVAAKPAVKAPIKPDLKPLVKKPVPEPVKVEKKPEVPKEEVKKPEPAPPPPPLPKKPAVPAKPVKVVIPEIKTKTVRKYEPDFTKSVLDQPENTQTGPTMRYSDAELGEFKELILKKLEQAKKELSYLQGLITRKDEMGGDETENRYMTMEDGSMSMEREQLAQMASRQINYIDHLEKAMMRIENKTYGICRVTGKLIDKARLKAVPHATLSIEAKQMMNK, encoded by the coding sequence ATGGCAACGAAGAAGAAAGCAGCTAAGCCAGCTAAAAAAACGATTGCACCTAAGAAGGCAGCGCCGGCTAAAAAGCCTGCTGCCAAACCTGCTGGTAAAGTTAGTAAGCCCGCTCCCAAAGCAGCCGTGAAGACTGCAAAGCCGGCGCCGAAACCTGCCAAGTCGCATGGCGGCAAAGTTGCTCCGGAAAAGAAGCCGGTTGCCAAAGTTGCTGTGGCTGCTAAACCTGCCGTGAAGGCGCCCATTAAACCTGATCTTAAACCCCTGGTGAAAAAACCTGTCCCTGAACCCGTGAAAGTGGAAAAGAAACCCGAAGTGCCGAAAGAAGAAGTAAAAAAGCCTGAACCGGCACCACCTCCACCGCCGCTGCCCAAAAAGCCGGCTGTGCCAGCCAAGCCGGTAAAGGTGGTAATACCCGAGATCAAAACTAAAACGGTTCGTAAGTACGAACCGGATTTCACGAAATCCGTATTGGATCAACCAGAAAACACTCAAACAGGACCAACCATGCGTTACAGCGATGCCGAATTAGGAGAGTTCAAAGAACTGATCTTAAAGAAACTGGAACAGGCGAAGAAAGAACTTTCTTACCTGCAGGGATTGATCACCCGTAAAGATGAGATGGGTGGCGATGAAACGGAAAACCGTTACATGACCATGGAAGATGGAAGCATGAGTATGGAGCGGGAGCAGTTGGCCCAGATGGCCAGCCGCCAGATCAATTATATTGATCACCTGGAAAAAGCAATGATGCGCATTGAAAATAAGACTTATGGTATTTGCCGTGTAACCGGAAAGCTGATCGATAAGGCCCGGTTGAAGGCTGTGCCACATGCTACTTTGAGCATCGAGGCCAAGCAGATGATGAATAAATAA
- a CDS encoding LytR/AlgR family response regulator transcription factor, producing MKVAIFEDEVHNSERLIQLLKKCDYPIEVIAIIDSVAEGIKWMEQHNTADLMLMDIQLSDGNCFEIFKQANVKTPIIFTTAYDNFALQAFKVNSIDYLMKPIELKELKNALTKYQQFKPVERQTIDIASIAEEFLKRESTRFIGRLNNQLIYVKAKDIAYLQFIKGVTYATTNGNQKLPLDYSLDQVEKLLDRHLFFRINRQFIIHIDAIRKILTYYNSRLILQLHPDAGTDVIISRERVADFRSWLEGHHTN from the coding sequence ATGAAAGTAGCCATATTTGAAGATGAAGTACACAACTCCGAAAGACTGATACAGCTCTTGAAGAAATGCGACTACCCCATAGAAGTGATCGCCATTATAGATTCCGTAGCAGAAGGTATAAAATGGATGGAGCAGCACAATACAGCCGACCTGATGTTGATGGATATTCAGCTATCCGATGGCAATTGCTTTGAAATATTTAAGCAGGCAAATGTCAAAACACCCATCATATTCACCACCGCCTACGACAACTTTGCTTTGCAGGCCTTCAAGGTCAACAGCATCGATTACCTCATGAAGCCCATTGAGCTGAAGGAGCTCAAAAATGCATTGACCAAGTACCAGCAATTCAAACCAGTGGAAAGGCAAACCATCGACATTGCTTCTATAGCCGAAGAATTCTTAAAGAGAGAGAGTACCCGTTTTATAGGCCGGCTCAACAACCAGCTCATTTATGTAAAAGCAAAAGATATCGCTTACCTGCAATTCATCAAGGGGGTTACCTATGCCACCACCAACGGCAATCAAAAACTACCGCTGGATTATTCCCTCGACCAGGTGGAAAAACTCTTGGACAGGCACCTCTTCTTCCGCATCAACCGCCAGTTCATTATTCATATAGATGCCATCCGCAAAATACTTACCTATTACAACAGCCGCCTTATTCTTCAGCTGCACCCCGATGCCGGCACCGATGTGATCATCAGCCGCGAACGCGTAGCCGATTTCAGGTCCTGGCTCGAAGGCCACCACACCAATTAA
- a CDS encoding sensor histidine kinase — protein MDFKRREQVFNSRLFRYLFRVLVLYLFSVIFKSFDLTFIQDIGNFNIRSQVFSLFYILLGLLVWEGAVLLTKYMEKNIVSIHPTGGLLLLCSLLIVYGLFAAFAFGFVYGAMDILFFNRREAWQSFTSISYNMIAGTFLFYMMILAFNGIVYYYKGWKEYQVQTERLMRENIQAKYDALRNQIDPHFFFNSLSVLTNLVYKSADLSADYITQLAKIYRYILDKKFENLVSIQTELDFLESYLFLIGIRHQNSIQFSAEVDEKARTKGMIPPATLQMLIENAIKHNRFSVNAPLVITLKSEGGFLLIKNPIKRKFRPEIASGIGIENIRKRYELSSGQGITITQSDEVFTVKIPIIEQP, from the coding sequence ATGGATTTCAAACGAAGGGAACAAGTATTCAACAGCCGGCTTTTCCGCTACCTGTTCCGTGTGCTTGTATTGTACCTGTTCAGCGTAATTTTTAAGTCCTTCGACCTCACCTTCATACAGGATATTGGCAACTTCAATATCCGATCCCAGGTCTTTAGCCTGTTTTATATCCTGCTCGGCCTCCTGGTGTGGGAAGGGGCCGTACTCCTTACCAAATATATGGAGAAAAATATCGTATCCATCCACCCAACCGGCGGCTTACTGTTGCTGTGCAGCCTTCTCATTGTGTATGGATTATTCGCCGCCTTTGCTTTCGGGTTTGTATATGGCGCTATGGATATCCTGTTCTTCAACCGGCGCGAAGCCTGGCAAAGCTTTACCAGCATAAGCTACAATATGATTGCCGGCACCTTCCTCTTCTATATGATGATCCTGGCCTTCAATGGCATCGTATACTATTACAAAGGCTGGAAAGAATACCAGGTACAAACAGAGCGCCTCATGCGAGAGAACATCCAGGCTAAGTACGACGCACTCCGCAACCAGATAGATCCCCATTTCTTCTTCAACTCGTTAAGCGTATTGACCAACCTGGTATACAAAAGCGCCGACCTGTCGGCCGATTACATCACCCAGCTCGCCAAGATATACCGGTATATACTCGATAAAAAATTCGAGAACCTCGTATCCATACAAACCGAACTCGATTTCCTGGAGTCCTATCTTTTCCTCATTGGCATCCGCCACCAAAACAGCATTCAGTTCAGTGCCGAGGTAGACGAAAAAGCACGCACCAAAGGCATGATACCACCAGCCACCCTGCAGATGCTCATCGAGAACGCCATTAAGCACAATCGCTTTTCTGTCAACGCTCCTTTGGTGATCACCCTAAAAAGTGAGGGAGGTTTTTTACTGATCAAAAATCCCATCAAAAGGAAATTCCGGCCCGAAATAGCATCCGGCATAGGGATTGAAAATATCCGGAAGCGGTATGAGTTGTCCAGCGGACAGGGGATTACCATTACCCAATCCGATGAGGTATTTACCGTTAAGATCCCCATAATAGAACAGCCATGA
- a CDS encoding NAD-dependent epimerase/dehydratase family protein: MKKILITGANGFLGSNLTREFFRLGYQVKIFVRPGADLRGLSGIPVEISYGRIDSPGQVSKAVEDCHIVIHAASITDQWGVGFEEYERINFKGTKYMVDACLQHKVERLIHVSTANTIEPGSKKQPATELNGFSLFKANSGYINTKYLAQQYVLEQVQARQLPAIIVNPTFIIGPHDFKPSSGKLLLYGLHKKLLWYPPGGKNFVYVNDVCQGIINALDMGKTGSCYLLAGHNLTYREFFSLLNSISKEKQLMIRIPALLLKLAGMMGSLKAILTGKPGRLTWSAAYLLCLDNYYSGKKAETELQVKYTPMETSVANAWVWFKENEYC, from the coding sequence ATGAAAAAGATCCTTATTACAGGTGCAAATGGATTCCTGGGTAGTAACCTCACCCGGGAATTCTTCAGGCTCGGCTACCAGGTAAAGATATTTGTTCGCCCCGGTGCCGACCTGCGGGGGCTTTCCGGCATTCCGGTTGAAATAAGTTATGGGCGTATCGATAGCCCCGGGCAGGTAAGCAAGGCAGTGGAAGACTGCCACATCGTGATCCATGCTGCTTCCATTACCGATCAATGGGGTGTAGGTTTTGAAGAATATGAAAGGATCAATTTTAAGGGTACAAAGTACATGGTAGATGCCTGCCTGCAGCACAAAGTGGAAAGGTTGATCCATGTAAGCACGGCCAATACCATTGAACCAGGGTCAAAAAAACAGCCGGCTACCGAACTCAACGGATTTTCCCTTTTCAAAGCCAACTCAGGATACATCAATACAAAATACCTGGCCCAGCAATACGTGCTGGAGCAGGTACAGGCCCGGCAGCTACCTGCCATCATTGTAAATCCTACCTTTATCATCGGACCCCATGATTTCAAGCCCAGTTCCGGCAAGCTCTTATTGTATGGATTGCACAAGAAACTGTTGTGGTATCCCCCGGGCGGTAAAAACTTTGTGTATGTGAACGATGTATGCCAGGGCATCATCAATGCTTTGGACATGGGAAAAACAGGCAGTTGCTACCTGCTGGCAGGACATAACCTGACTTACCGGGAGTTTTTCAGCTTGCTCAACAGTATCTCAAAAGAAAAGCAGCTCATGATCAGGATACCCGCCCTGCTTTTGAAACTGGCAGGTATGATGGGTTCACTCAAAGCCATCCTTACCGGTAAGCCCGGCAGGCTTACCTGGTCTGCTGCCTACCTGCTGTGCCTGGACAATTATTATTCGGGCAAAAAGGCAGAAACAGAATTACAGGTAAAATATACGCCCATGGAGACAAGCGTTGCCAATGCCTGGGTATGGTTTAAAGAAAATGAGTATTGTTAA
- a CDS encoding SDR family NAD(P)-dependent oxidoreductase has translation MPPSPYTVITGASAGLGKEFTIQCARAGMNLILIALPGTYTKELANSLISTFGIAVEVFEFDLTDSAQLKKQLEHIVAHFPVNFLINNAGTGGTSAIRETSTERIDQIIQLNVRSTVMITHQLIPHLLKHERSYIMNISSMAAFTPIAFKTVYPASKAFIASFSHGLREELSSTGLSISVVHPGPIMTNSNTSRRVISQGMKGKMGLLPTSAIASIALRKTLAGYPTIIPGLMNKLNHLLMTLLPLELKLKIVSREVRKEMQYQPS, from the coding sequence ATGCCTCCATCTCCCTATACAGTCATTACTGGAGCCAGCGCCGGCCTGGGAAAGGAATTTACCATCCAATGCGCCAGGGCTGGCATGAACCTTATCCTCATTGCCTTGCCCGGCACCTATACCAAGGAACTGGCCAATAGCCTCATAAGCACCTTCGGTATAGCAGTAGAAGTGTTTGAGTTTGACCTTACCGACAGCGCCCAGCTCAAAAAGCAGCTAGAGCACATCGTCGCTCATTTTCCCGTCAACTTTCTTATCAACAATGCAGGCACAGGGGGTACCTCTGCCATCAGGGAAACATCTACCGAAAGAATAGACCAGATCATCCAACTCAATGTACGCAGTACCGTCATGATCACCCATCAGCTCATTCCCCACCTGCTGAAGCATGAACGCAGTTATATCATGAATATTTCCAGCATGGCCGCTTTTACGCCCATCGCATTCAAAACAGTATATCCCGCTTCCAAGGCCTTTATTGCTTCCTTTTCCCACGGCCTGCGGGAAGAACTTTCCAGTACCGGCCTTTCCATCAGTGTGGTACATCCGGGACCCATTATGACCAATTCCAACACCAGCCGGCGCGTGATCAGCCAGGGCATGAAGGGCAAGATGGGATTGTTGCCTACCTCAGCCATCGCCAGCATAGCCCTCCGCAAAACCCTGGCTGGCTATCCCACCATAATACCTGGCCTCATGAATAAGCTCAATCATTTATTAATGACCTTGCTTCCCCTGGAATTGAAATTGAAGATCGTCTCCCGGGAAGTAAGAAAAGAAATGCAATACCAGCCCAGCTAA
- a CDS encoding S9 family peptidase produces the protein MRKLILLGTACTLLLAASFSSTAQKKDFSYDQLFKNAAPNISKPLPVIRGWVDDEHYIELQKDAEGKTAFVAVEVKTGKSKPYTGPVPAEPRQQAVPAIGISDARNITTSPDGKWVAYTRKDNNLYAMDLATKNVTQITKDGSETILNGYASWVYYEEILGRASRYKAFWWSPDSKRISYMRFDDAQVPVFPIYVLDGQNGYLENERYPKAGEKNPEVKIGIATIENGTTVWADFNPKDDQYFGAPFWTPEGQFWVQWMNRGQDHLTIYNIDFASGAKKEVYAEEQKTWIDLDEGSRIEFLSAGKGFILKSDKDGWENLYYHDATGKLINQVTTGTLWGTAITKIDEKAKLIYFRARKENSARFDFYKVGLDGKGLTRLSFGDFSHDQINLSPNGKYFITTYSNLSTPTTMALADARGKLIRVLGDSKGSDFDTYALPKTELVRVKSGDGVFDLPVTITYPLNFDPNKKYPVLISIYGGPNAGTVYDRWRPAGGATQWWAQEGIIQVAFDNRSSGHFGKVGLNYIHRQLGKWEIEDYMSCGKWLRKQAWVDTTKVAMTGGSFGGYMTCMALTYGADVFTHGVANAAVTDWQFYDTHYTERFMDTPQENPEGYKNTAVIAYAEKYKGLLRIVHGTSDDNVHMQNSLTLIDKLQNLGKHFEMMVYPGERHGIGGNNMKKGQHNRNEAYAFWYQYLLGKPMPAAFTSSSTDSGRRGF, from the coding sequence ATGAGAAAGTTAATTCTATTGGGCACAGCCTGTACCCTGTTACTGGCTGCTTCATTTTCATCAACGGCACAGAAAAAGGATTTCAGTTACGACCAGCTATTTAAAAATGCGGCTCCCAATATCAGTAAGCCGCTTCCGGTGATCCGCGGATGGGTAGATGATGAGCACTATATTGAGCTTCAAAAAGACGCAGAGGGCAAAACCGCCTTTGTGGCCGTAGAAGTGAAAACAGGCAAATCAAAGCCTTATACAGGCCCTGTTCCCGCAGAACCCCGCCAGCAGGCCGTTCCCGCTATTGGCATATCAGATGCCCGCAACATTACCACTTCTCCCGATGGAAAATGGGTAGCCTATACCAGGAAGGACAACAATCTGTATGCGATGGACCTGGCCACCAAAAATGTTACCCAGATCACCAAAGACGGCTCAGAGACCATCCTGAATGGCTACGCCTCCTGGGTGTATTATGAAGAAATACTGGGCCGCGCCAGCCGCTACAAGGCATTTTGGTGGAGCCCCGACAGCAAACGCATTAGCTATATGCGCTTTGATGACGCCCAGGTCCCCGTATTCCCTATTTATGTACTCGATGGTCAGAATGGCTACCTGGAAAATGAGCGCTATCCCAAAGCCGGTGAAAAGAATCCCGAAGTAAAAATAGGGATCGCCACCATTGAGAACGGCACTACCGTATGGGCTGATTTCAACCCCAAAGACGATCAGTATTTCGGCGCTCCTTTCTGGACACCCGAAGGCCAGTTTTGGGTTCAATGGATGAATCGTGGACAAGACCACCTCACCATCTACAATATTGATTTTGCCAGTGGAGCCAAAAAAGAAGTGTATGCCGAGGAGCAAAAAACATGGATCGATCTCGACGAAGGCAGCCGTATAGAATTTCTTTCTGCCGGCAAAGGCTTTATCCTGAAAAGCGATAAAGACGGCTGGGAAAACCTCTACTACCACGATGCTACCGGCAAGCTGATCAACCAGGTTACTACCGGCACCCTCTGGGGCACTGCTATTACCAAAATAGACGAAAAAGCCAAACTGATCTATTTCAGAGCACGCAAGGAAAACTCTGCCCGCTTCGATTTCTATAAAGTAGGACTGGATGGCAAAGGCCTTACCCGCCTGAGCTTTGGCGATTTTTCCCACGACCAGATAAACCTTTCTCCCAACGGAAAGTACTTTATCACCACCTATTCCAATCTCTCTACACCCACTACTATGGCGCTGGCCGATGCCAGGGGAAAGCTCATCCGGGTGTTGGGCGATAGCAAAGGCAGCGACTTTGATACTTATGCATTACCCAAAACAGAATTGGTAAGGGTAAAATCGGGTGATGGCGTATTTGACCTGCCTGTTACCATTACCTATCCCCTCAATTTCGATCCCAATAAAAAATATCCTGTACTCATCAGCATTTATGGTGGACCCAATGCCGGCACCGTATACGACCGTTGGAGGCCCGCTGGCGGCGCTACACAATGGTGGGCACAGGAAGGCATCATACAGGTTGCTTTCGATAACCGCAGCAGCGGCCATTTTGGTAAAGTAGGATTAAACTATATCCACCGTCAACTCGGCAAATGGGAAATAGAAGATTATATGTCCTGCGGCAAATGGTTGCGCAAGCAAGCCTGGGTGGATACAACCAAAGTAGCCATGACCGGTGGTAGTTTTGGCGGTTACATGACCTGTATGGCCCTCACCTATGGTGCAGATGTATTTACCCATGGTGTTGCCAATGCAGCTGTTACAGACTGGCAGTTTTATGACACCCACTATACCGAGCGTTTTATGGATACCCCACAGGAAAATCCCGAAGGTTATAAAAACACTGCCGTGATCGCCTATGCTGAAAAGTACAAAGGCTTGCTCCGCATTGTGCACGGCACTTCCGACGACAATGTGCACATGCAAAACAGCCTTACCCTCATCGACAAATTGCAGAATCTCGGCAAACATTTTGAAATGATGGTGTACCCCGGCGAAAGACATGGCATTGGCGGCAACAACATGAAAAAAGGACAACACAACCGCAATGAGGCTTATGCCTTCTGGTACCAATACCTGCTGGGCAAACCCATGCCGGCAGCATTCACCAGCAGCAGTACCGACTCCGGCCGCAGAGGCTTCTAG